The following DNA comes from Rhea pennata isolate bPtePen1 chromosome 7, bPtePen1.pri, whole genome shotgun sequence.
CCGGCCCCTCGCGCCGCGGCGGTGCGCGCTGCCCGCAAAGCCGCCCGTGCGCGGGGGAGCCCCgcaccgcgccgcaccgcgcccgcgggccgccccccgccgaGCTCGCGAGGCCCCGCGCAGCGCAACGCAGGGCGGCGCGACAGCCGCCCGCGGCGGGCTGCGCgcagcgcggagcggagcgggcgggGCTCTGCGgctgcgctgccgccccgcagcgctgcccggccgcTTGTTGCACCTGGGCACATCCCGCCGAGGCGCTGGGAGCAGCGGGGTTTCCGAGGTGCCCCGTCCTTCCAGCGGGGCCGCGCAGGGCGGGTAGGCCTTGCGCGAACGGGCTCCGAGCAGTCACGGTTGTTTCACTCGAAACAGCGGTAAAATTCCGCGCGAGTCTGCAGTTCGCCATCCGAAATGTaccctcccttccccacccctcgctgttatttaatataaaatgtatttttaaacaccCGCTCGGATAGCATCTCGCCAATATTTATATTTCCACGTTGCCTGGCATCCACTGTCCCACATTAgactctccctctctcttcctctctctaaTCCTGCCACTTTAAATAGATGAATTAATAAAGCAAATGAGGGTCTAATAAGCTGACTGTCCTGCCTATTGAGGCAGGGGGAGAGAGACTAGAAAGTGCGCCAAATTTGTTTGCAGTGGATCAAGGCTAGCCGCCTTTGCTTCACTTTCTTTATCTTAATTCCGACTTGAAAAGATATAATTATCTAGTTTGAACAGAGCTGCTATCAAATCCTTCTCTAGGcaaggcaggggagagctgGAGTGGATTGCAGTGTTCTGAGCCGCTTGGTGCAGCCGGAGATAGGGAGTAATGAAGTTGTGGAGTCCTGAGATACAAAGGGCATTAACCTCATTAGCATGAAACCTTTTCTTCTAACCATTGTGGGACCCTTTCAGACTCCTAATCCCCCCTATTTTCAAAGCTTGGTTTGTAATAAAgcttttagggttttttttcaaagctaatGGCATTCTCTGAAGATTTTATTGCTGTTACGCTACATAGGACGcttaattttttccctctctccctctctttcctcgcggttttaaaaaagaagggggggtATATGGTTCCTGCAGAAATAAGCCTTTTATCAAGATGGGAAACAATTTCTAGAAAGGCCCAAGTCTGCTGTTCAGCGACGATCCGTTTAATGTTTGCCTATTTGCATGGGTTTGAAGTGGAGCGCAAGCTAACTTAGGCGAGTTAAGGTGAAATGTGTGCCCTGATTCATTTCAAGATCTGCACAATCAGCTGTTTAAGGAGGGGGAAATGTAACGAGAAGTTTACCTTGGGAATAGCACTGCTAAATAATTAGCCTAGGTTTAAATTGAAGGGACTGCATTGCGACATGCGTCCTAACCCTGCCTGGGCCTCTCTCATGTTTGTAGCAGTAATGAATGGAAAGTCACCAGGATCGTATAACgggaaatgtttaaaaaaataaaatcggattttttttaaaaaaaaaaatacatagtacCCGATAGAGCCAACACGTGCACAGAATGTCTAATCTTAACTTTTCAAGGCAGGATGTTTAACAAAGCTCGTATTTTCGCCGTGCATTGTAACTTCGCCTTATCACAGTGTAAAGGGTAGTCAGATTGTCCTAAATTATGTCCAACTAGCCCCCCTGGATCCACGGATTAAGAGATTAAAGGAGACCACTGGGCAATGCCTCCTCTTTCCCCTTCATATTCCTGGTATGATAATTGCCTAAACTGATTTGCACTTTCACAAAAGCTTGCAGGATTCTTTGTAGCTCGAACAGAGCAGACGAGGTTTCTCTATcaatggaaataaaactgattAATGCAGTCTATCAGGCTAAGGAGCAAatgaagcatgaaaaaaaaaaacaactgtgtACCCCCAGAAAACCAGCTAGTTTCCTCAAGGACCCAtagcaactttttttccccttctttaaGCTTTAGCTTAAAGCTTAAAGCTTTAAGCTGCATCCAGCCAGAATCGCTCCCTTCAGTGGcggggagagcagcagctgaggtgCAATGTTTGCTTCCCAGAAACTGCTCCTCATGGTAACGACTGGGGTGAGGGAGcagaatttaaaggaaaatccCCGCAAAAtaagatacatatttttgaaaaggaattcCCCATTGTACCTGCACTTTCCCTTTCAGCGGACCACGACTGCTGAAGACCAAATAGTTTAACCTTCCTATTACGAGTCGGTTTGCACTTCAGGCTGTACCCAGGGAAGGGGTTGGGTTTGCTTTGGTGttttttaaggtatttattTACAGCAAGGGGGTCTCTGCGGCTTATTTTTAGAGGTCTATTTACAAGCGGGTGAATTCGTTAAGAAAATGCGCCTATCGCCTCAGGAATGCGCTGCGTGGTCGGGAGAGCGCAGGCTCCGACCTCACAAAATTAGCAGCTAAAAATACCGGGAAAACTATCAGTTTCCGAGAAAactgggggagagggaaaatatGTTGCTTAACATTTTAGGGCATATTGATAAATCTTTATTGACAAAATATTGACAATGACATACTTCTTGGAAGTATATAGTGTGTTAGAATTCTAACAAATTaagcacaaaacacaaaaatatttacattctgGTATAGAAGACACGAAGGAAACATTTGTCACTTTTTTTAGTAGCTCTATAATCTCGGAATAATATAAGGTCAGTGCTTGAAAATTGCCCAAATGAAAATGgccattaagaaaaaaaacaattcgCGATTTTaagtccctttttttttctgcatcttcccAGCTTGGGAGGTATCCCCACCGCCAAACCTGGTCGCTGGGTTtgtactttattattattattatttaataattatcATCTGGTTTCGCAATGGGGATTAATTTGGGGGGGTTAATagattagattttctttttggcagTAGAAGTCATAACCAGCCCTACCCGCCCCCCCccgtccctcccctccccaccgTGTTTGTCCATCCGGAAGGAACGCTATGTTTTGTTACTGCTACTTCATTTAGCTTTCACAAACACTTTGACGCCAGAAGTTATCATAAAATGTTTACAGACTGCACATTTCTcgtaaaataaaattaaaaagcacacagaacCTGTcgtaaagggaaaaaattacaattcatttttatctttaggAACTGGGgtaatctttttcctctttttcttttttttttttttttcttttttgcccaGACGGCTTTATACATGCAATTCAAGTTTCTGAAACAGGTGTGGGTCTTGGCTGCTTatggaaaattttcttttaaagacgGAAAAAACTGTGAAGTGCAAAATGTCCTGTAAGTtggaatttttgtattttattttttctttttaagatttttttaaagtttttttttaaattttttgacgtaatgtttttaaaagtggaCTGCGAGAAACGAAATACCTGTCAATCATCTCGTCTCGGTGGTTTACCTTTGATTGACAGATCCCCTTTGCCAGAGTTGTGCCAGCAGTGCCACAGTTCGGACTTCTCGCAGTCTCGCCCTCGCCCGCTCTCAGCTGCCCTCCGAGTCGGGAATCGCATTTTGTTGAAGATCTCGGTGTCCCTTCCCCGCACCGCCGCGTTGGTGTGTGTGAGCCTTTAACACTTTCTGTTGGTGGGTTGGCTGACTTGAAAAGTCCCAAAGTGCCAGTTTTTAATCGTCCGACGTGACGTCGATTTCTTCTGGACTGGCTTGTTTGGTGGCGATTCTCCACCGGTTAATATGATGagtcccttttttcttctgttgtgaGTCTGAGCCTTCCTCTTCCAACTTTTGCCGCTTGAACTTCGTCCTTCTGTTCTGAAACCATACTTTTACCTGCGGGGGAAAGGCACCGGGCGTTAGTCCGCTGCCCGCCCGTCCGCGGGCGCTCCGCGGCGCTGGACGCGCCCAGGGGCTCCGCGctccgctgccgcccgcgctgcgctgcgctgcgccgcgccgcgcccggcccggcggtgGCGGCGAAGGGGGCTTGGGCCGGGGCGCTCCGAGCACCTCCGCGAGAGGCACGGGCTCCTCCGCCTGTGCCTACCCGGGCATCTCGGAGAGGGCACACGCACACAGGTGTGCACGGCTCTGCGGCCGCGTGCGTGCGCACAGGTGACTGTGGGGAGCCATGCAGGAGCGTGTGTGTAGGTCCACACTCCGCAGGCGTGCTGGACCGATGTGTGTCTGCGCAGGCACCCACACACACCGCGATGGGGTGAGCGAGCGCGTATCCCCAAGTGCAGAAACACAGGCACTCGCCGCCCTGCGCACACCTCTGGCACAGGGGCCAGCGGGAACACGGACCGGCCCCTTGTAAAGATGGATGAGTTTCCTGCGCACGTTGCGCCAAATATCTAACGGAGGAAGAAACAAGAGTCGATTCAAATATCTAACGGAGGAAAAAGCAAGAGTCGATTCAAGGAGAACAACTTTCAAAATCCAAACGCTGCCGTCAGGGAAGCAGTGGGCAGGGGGGAGCCACTCGGCGGCTCTTGTTACCCGCTCCCACAGCGTGTCCCGCAGGCTCCAACATCTGGAAAGTGCGCCCGGGACTGCTGCAAGAGAGGCCGAACCGGCCCGGCTGCGAGCCGCCCGCcgctcgggggggggggctgagcccgggcccgggccgaCCTGGGCCGGGGCAAAGCAGGGATCGAGGCGCCCGGAGTACAGCGAGGGCTTCGGCCCTTGTAGCGGGATGGCGGGATAGAGGTGGAGAGGCGGCGGGGCGAGATATTTTCCTTTCGgaaaacagagtaaaatgaaacaaaaagtgCCAACATTAAAACTTCCGGCACTTCCCGGAGCGGCTCTTCAGGACTTGCCGTCCAGGAGCAATCGTATTAAGGCAAAACCTGTAAGAGCCGTCATAAATGCCGCTCTGAATTTGTTCAGAGCCGAATAAATCTGACTTAACCATCCGGCAGCTGACTTCAGTGCTTTAATTACAGATAGTATTGATCTGGGAGCTATCTCCAGGGCTGGCCACACTCCTTGTAGTGACCAAaggtaaacattttttttaaagcagtttagACTCTGGTTCTGTCTGAAAGTGCCTGATAAAGGCCCCaacaagaggggaaaagggaacTGGAGCATTTTAATAAGCTGGTTTAACCCGCTTCGCTGCCTCTTCAGAACAGAGACCTGCCTGGCCGGACACAcatctctgctgcattttcagatTCTCCGAAAGTCCCCCATTAAAAAGCTGAGCGGGGAACAAGGGGTGAGTTTAATTTGCTTTTAGTTTGCTAATTGAAGGGGAGGACGGTTCATTTCTGCACGCTGATCTCCCAAAAGGGAGCTCATTTGTAGGGGACTGGGGGTTTGACATCCGGACAAAAGACCCCAACCAGCTTCGGAATCAAGCAGCACAAAGACCACCTTAAATACAGCTTTCCAGTGGAAATAAGCCTGTGACCGGTCCCTTGTTCGGAGAACCTCATAAAAGTGGCGAtccctttttattgttttgttaggaagacattttaaaacaaaagctccAACCTCTTTATTACTTCCCCCACGAAAAGGagggtcttaaaaaaaaaaaaaaaaaaaaaaaaaaaaaaaaaaaaaagtgttacaaCTTAATCCGCCCAGAGAACGCTCTATTTACTGGGAACTTTGAACTAGGCTGcggcagttttttttttttttttttttttttttttttttttttccttaagtacAGTGCCACATACTGTAGCAAAGACAATCCCCATCTGGAGCCCTCTTTCTACCAGTCTCCtggaaaggaacaaaacaaaaacccagcgcaacaacaacaacagcagcaaaccCAGACCCCGGCCGCTTTTCCAGAGATGAGAAAACCGCGTGAAAAAATACCCTTGTGGTtggcgcggcggcgcggcggccggtGGTCCCTGCCGTCGGGGGAGCGTGGGCCGCGGCCACCGCTCCGCGGCACCCAGGGAGCTTCGGCGGgagcccgcgcccgccccgcgcgcgcggcccGTCGCTCCCGGGGGGCCCTGCCTGACTCTCGGCCGGGACACGCGGAGTGGAAACGCGGGAGCGTCTCCGAGTGTCCCTCCAAGCAGACAACCGAAATAGTCTCCGGTGAAGTCTTGGACCCCCGCCAGcaaaagaggggagggaggaggttCCCTGTAGTTaataattttgctgcttttatttttcatctttatgcCATCATGAGCTGGCTCCTTATTTCGCGGCCGCCGGACGCAGCGCTAGAAATGAGTGAAAAATCATCTGATAAACGCTATTTCTGCCCCAGCATCAAAAGCgtttccttctcccctttttgtttttgtttcccccACACATACTCCCGACACTCAGCTATTTCTCAGAGTGGCACCGGTCCCACAGAAAAATGGCCTTTCACTTGCAAATCGAAATTTTCGCTGCTACCCGCCTCGATCGGCGCGGGGTTCCTGCTATCCCTCTACTGGGGTCTCTTCGGTGCGACCGAAATCAGCCCCGGAGCACCGGAGATCCCTGTGCCCGGCGGAGGCCCTGCCGTCATGCAGCAAAGGCGATCGTTCCCATAAACGAGAGAGGGTTTTATAATAACCAGGCACGTGGAGGGGCATGCGACGGGAGACGCCTCACTCCACCCCATTGGATTAGATCTAGAGGCCTAAATTCTCAGAGAATTTGCCTGTATTTTTACCCGCATCTCAGGGCCGGTTGGCTGGTTTTCCGAAGGTTCAGCCAAGCGCCTTCACTTTAACCCCCGGCCACAGATGCCTGCTCCGAGCTTTCCCCCCTACCTGAGTTTCCGTGAGACTGAGGCTGTGAGccagctgttttctctctgctcccacCACATAATGGTTCTTCTCAAAGGCGTGTTCCAGTCTCAGTAATTGGGATGGGGAGAAAGCTGTACGGATCCGTTTGGGTTTCCTGGCCAGTGCATTGTGCAATAGAAAGCTCTCCGGGCTGGTTTCATTCCCTGGGCAACAGGGAAAAACAGAGATTACCAACACACCTTCCCCCAAACCCACTCGAGAGGACTTTTTAGCGCAGGATTTATTTTCTCCCACCATTACCCGCAGGAGAAAATCTActtgttattttcagaaagcGTCTTTCTTTAGTTTTCCTTCGAGAAATAGATGGAGAGAAGACGTGTGGGAAGGAGAGGACTCCAGaatatctgggaaaaaaaatcaaatgctaaAATACAATctagaaaacacacacacaaaaaagaaaagaaataaaaaaaaaaagaaaaaagaaagaaagaaagaaaaggaaagaagttaaCGAATTGCCCTGAACCCGGCTGCGGAGTCTGCAGCAGTGCTCCTTTCCCTTACTCACTGTCTTCCTCAACTCTTCCcttgtttgcttatttatttcctCCTGGCGCTGCGGTCGGGGCTGAACCGAGCGGCGCGGTCCCGGCCGAGCGCCCGCCTCCGCGGCCGGCCTCGGCGCTTCGGGAGCAGCCAGCCAGCGCCGGCCCAGCTCCAGCCCGCTCCCTCCAGCCTCACTGTGCTTCCCTTTCCCAAAACTCCCGCCAGCCTCTTCTTCTCACTCTTTTCGTTTTGCTAGTGTTTTCCCCGGCGCAGGGTTTCCCCGGCGATGCGGCGcaccgcgccgccggcccccgctcAACGCCCCGGCCAGGGGGGGCGCGGAGACCGCGGGGAAATCAGCAACCAAACTTCGGGGAGGCCGCGGGGAGGAAACCCGAGCTGCCGCTTTGCAGCAacggggaggagggggcagtAGTCGGGGGCTCTTTTGCGGAACTCTCCCTCCAGGACGGCGCTCTGCCACTTCTCTGGTCGGTCCTTACAAGGTGGCAAACACACCGAGGGTCTGTTCTTGTAACTGCATTAAAAATCGTTTCAAGAGGAGGGTGTGCTTGAAATCAGGCTGTGGCTCAACACCAGGACATTTCCGCCTTTCATCTACCGCTCTTTACCAATCGCCTGATTACTGTGACAAATAATTTGGTGAGCGAAACCTGTAATTTTATTCTGAGAGGGTAATAatccattttgtatttctgccCGCCTTGTTTCGGAGAGAGTCTCTCCTTTTCCAACCCGGGTGCAACGGCTCGGCTGCAGGAAGCTGGGGAATTACGTACTGCAggtggtttgttttctttcggaaataataaataaaaataccgAAAGAGGTAGATGGAACCCTTCAAGTGGGGGCTGATTTTTTTGCCTAACGAAAGAGATAGAAATTGGATCCATTAGGGGAGAAACCAGCTCGTCCTTCGGAGAGGGCGCTGCCGGTTGCAAAGGGTTAAACGAGGGGGATTTTATTGATTGTGCGCCATTGGATTTGGTTATTTTACCTCAGCTAGTTATTAATCACTTGGCAGCTCGAGGATCTCCCTACCTGCCCGGTCCCTCCACACCGAATCGCCCCCTCCGCCCTCGGCCTCGCTGTCCCCCGCAGCCCCAACTCCTCGGGCTGCTCCTGCGCTGGgatatgttttttccttccctggGATTCGTTTAATTTCTCTCTCGACCCTGTTCAAAAGGGGGGAGGACGGATTttgcgcggcgggcgggcgtGCCGGGTgagagcggcgccgcggccgtggctccccgcggccccggccccggcaggccggagcggagcggccgcggccgccttCCTGGGGGAGCACGACTCGCTGCCCCTCCATTCCTCCCTCTGCAGGGCAGTTTCCTTCGCggcttttctgttgctttttgcctaccagaacaaaaatatctatCTCGGCGTACCCCTGTTTTTAATCCCCGCtgcttcagaggaaacaaaTCCAGAAGTCACAGCCGGCCTTCCCTTCCTGCTTGACCTCCTCCctcaagggaaagaaaaaaaaaagggaaaattggagggaaaaaaagaaagaaagaaagaaaaagaaataagaaagccGAGCCCAAAGCCCTCGGCTCTGACAGCTCCTGAACTTCGGCTGCGGGGAAAGTGCCCACAAAAGGCCCCGTGGCAAGCTGAGCCGGAGCTCCGGCAGCGCGGCTGCCCCCTTCCCCGGGCAGCCACCACCCGCCGCCCGGCAGCGTCCTCCCCAgccgcccggccggggccgggggtgGCGGGGTGGATAAGAGCGAAAAGAAAAGTTGCACGTACCTTGAAACCTGTGGCCCAGATACCGGTACCGATGTATTAGCCAGGGGTAGAAGGTGGAGGGGTCCCTTTGCTGCGAAGCGAAGAGCGGGTGCGTGGAGTGCGAGGCTGGCAGGGGGTGGGCGGCCAGGGCGTGGGGAGGGGGCACGGGATGGACCGGCACGGCTGGGTTAGGCGGGTGGGAGACGGCCTCTGCAAAGACCAAGTCCGGGTTGGAGTAGACCCCCCTGCCGGTGGAGTGGAAGCCGTTGAGAAAAGGGTTCATCGGGCTGGAATTGGCATAGCTCAGCGCCGCTGGCCGGATAGGATCCTCGGAGCGAGACGCGGGCAAGGGGCTGTCTTTGGCCACCAGCGACTCGATGGTGAAACACCGCTTGGGTGTGGGCTGAAACATGCTGCCGCGGCGAGAGTCCCCGACCAAATCTCTGCCTGGCTCTCTGGTGCGCGGGAGGCGATCCGGGGAAGTTTGCAGCAGGGAGTGACTTGAGGAGGGATAGATACACACATAAATAGACAGGGGCTGGAGGAAAGGAGGCAGCGGCAGCCAGCGGTACCCAAAAGGGAGACACACACGCaccacgcacacacacaaaaaaaaagttgctggGAGAAGTTTCCCTCCTGCAAGGAAAAGGCtgtcgccccccccccctcccctaAGTCCAAAGACAATCCATGGATGTGATCGGCCCCTTCACAAGTTGTGCAAACGATTTGTTAGTTCATGAGCCTAATTAGTGCTGGGATCACATAAACAGCTTCCTCTGAAGCCTGGTAAATGGCTTGATGATTGGTCGCTATTACTCGCCTTGAGGTTGAAGGGGGAGACTCTTTAAAGTGCGTCAGAGGGGAGGCGAGCGCCGGGCAGCGCCATCGGGAGGGAtggagccgcggcgcggcgcggaaCGGAGTgcggcgggcgcgcgccgccagcgcggggggagcgcggagccccgcgcagcgtccgcgcagcgcccgcgccgccctcggcgccgctccgccgcttgccctcccttcctcccctcccgccgccggccgcgggcgcACAAGGTAGGGGGGAcagccggggcaggggcaggggacacccctgggtgctgggggcgggcgccgcgggggcgggcggcgaggccggggcgggggggggggtggctgctgcagccctgcgcTGACCGCTCGGTGAAGTTAACGCGCCTCTGCCGGCGTGACGACCCCTCTCCCTGCCACCTCTCGGGTGCTCTCAGCCCGGGTGAGGTTACCTTGGTCTGCAGGGAGCCCGGCAGTCCCGGGGTGTCCCGGAGAGTTGCCCCACCTGGAAAAGGTCTCCTCTCAGTGAGAGAATGTGTTTCCCTCATCCGCCAaacttatgtattttttccttcactccTTTGCACGCCTGGCACCGTGCGgtgctgaaaacaaagcagagagcaGTTGCATTATGCAAAGCTGGGACACACCAGGCTCTTGCAAACGGGACAGCAGAGTATGTCTCCAGTTCCAGCCTTGTCCGTATTTTCGCGATTACCTTCGGGCCCGGGGATGATTTTAGGGCTGAGTTCTCCTCCTCCCATTGGCTGCGGCTGCAGAATAATTATGATCACATCCTAATACTCTTGGCTGGTGCTTACTGTTTATTGGTAGTTAAGGATCTATTATCTATTCATCAGCCTCCCATTTTTGCCAATTACATTCTTCTAAAGTGAAGTACCAGCAGGTATTTTGCACATTTACaattaatgataaaaaaatcTGGCGTACTTTAAATCTATTACGCTGCTATGTAATTTATCTTAAAGATGCAGAATTGCTAATGTAAATTAATGTTTCTGTTGAACTAAGACATGGGGGGGGGAGTATTAAAACCAGTCTAGCGtttctttccttcattcctagactttgctttcagttttctttccatcttaTACACAAAGAATCCGTTACCCCACTGcattaaaatatgctaaaaatCGTTGTCTAAACGGTGCTAGGAACATACTCGCTTATTTCCAGTAATGGGCAAGCTGAACTCCGTTCGTCTTCCCCACTTTCTTAAACTGTTTGCAGCTAGACGatgtttttaacaaaacagcTAATGAACAGAACCTTGTTAAATACATGCAACAAAAATGGCATTGGGTATGCTATAGATTTATatgtatctttattttaaaatgtttccctttGTGCACTCGTACTATACGTACTTTGTGTGTCAGAGAAGTTCACTTCATACATAAATGTAAATCCGTTTTCCAGGGTTTGAGCGCCTGTATATATATAGGtatctatatacacacatgcatataatTGCAGAGACAAAGTGAGAGCGATGTCTGTTCGGAAGACACGTTAGTGTAACTTAATTCTTCTGACAGATTTTGCAGGGAGGTGAAACCCTCTCAGGTCGCACATGTTTGGGAGAATATCTCTTTCCCGCAGATAGCCGTGTAGACATAGGCGCAGAACTCCGTCCAGGCGCAAAGAAACAGGAATCCGCTGAGTTGAGCTTGCTCAAGAGGAGGCAGATGGAtttgccttcctcttcccttctgtgCTTCGTGAATCGctattattttaacttttaggTCCCCTCACCCTTTCTACGTGCCATCCTTTTTCCTCTCAACCCGTCAATAATGCTATTCTTGcagatatattttttgaaataagcGAAGCTGAGAAAGTGTCCTAAATAAAACGGGTATTTGATGCGCCGAAATTAGCTGGGTTCTTAGTTTGTGagtactgaaaagagaaaagaaacttctcctAGACGAGCAGTATTCTGCATCTGTGTATTTACACTTC
Coding sequences within:
- the EMX2 gene encoding homeobox protein EMX2 isoform X1 — translated: MFQPTPKRCFTIESLVAKDSPLPASRSEDPIRPAALSYANSSPMNPFLNGFHSTGRGVYSNPDLVFAEAVSHPPNPAVPVHPVPPPHALAAHPLPASHSTHPLFASQQRDPSTFYPWLIHRYRYLGHRFQGNETSPESFLLHNALARKPKRIRTAFSPSQLLRLEHAFEKNHYVVGAERKQLAHSLSLTETQVKVWFQNRRTKFKRQKLEEEGSDSQQKKKGTHHINRWRIATKQASPEEIDVTSDD
- the EMX2 gene encoding homeobox protein EMX2 isoform X2 — encoded protein: MFQPTPKRCFTIESLVAKDSPLPASRSEDPIRPAALSYANSSPMNPFLNGFHSTGRGVYSNPDLVFAEAVSHPPNPAVPVHPVPPPHALAAHPLPASHSTHPLFASQQRDPSTFYPWLIHRYRYLGHRFQGKSMVSEQKDEVQAAKVGRGRLRLTTEEKRDSSY